The Crocosphaera subtropica ATCC 51142 genome includes a window with the following:
- a CDS encoding GDP-mannose 4,6-dehydratase produces MGQKTALICGISGQDGSYLAQFLLNKGYLVCGTSRDAQMSSFQNLGRLGIREQVKVESMALNDFRSVLQILNKIEPDEVYNLAGQSSVGLSFELPVETLESIATGTLNLLEAIRFTGAPIKFYNAGSSECFGDIGTTSADEFTPFRPRSPYAVAKSAAFWEVANYREAYGIFACSGILFNHESPLRPQRFVTQKIVAAACKIAQGHSQKLQLGNVKIRRDWGWAPEYIQAMYLMLQQPQADDYVIATGDSYSLEDFVIETFNGLGLNWQDYVITDQSLFRPTDISYSCGNPGKAAKNLGWKAQYKMPEVVKMMIENRLSYDKG; encoded by the coding sequence ATGGGACAAAAAACAGCTTTAATTTGTGGCATTTCTGGACAAGATGGGTCTTATCTGGCTCAGTTTCTTTTAAATAAGGGTTATTTGGTTTGTGGAACCTCACGGGATGCTCAAATGTCTTCGTTTCAAAACTTAGGTCGTCTGGGAATTCGTGAACAAGTCAAAGTTGAATCGATGGCCCTTAATGACTTTCGCAGTGTGCTACAAATTCTCAACAAAATTGAACCGGATGAGGTCTATAATTTAGCCGGTCAAAGTTCCGTGGGATTGTCTTTTGAACTTCCTGTCGAAACCTTAGAAAGTATCGCCACTGGTACCTTAAACTTACTTGAAGCCATTCGTTTTACTGGCGCACCCATTAAGTTTTATAATGCAGGGTCAAGCGAATGTTTTGGAGATATTGGGACAACGTCGGCCGATGAATTTACCCCGTTTCGTCCTCGTAGTCCCTATGCGGTAGCGAAATCTGCGGCCTTTTGGGAAGTGGCGAATTATCGAGAAGCTTACGGTATTTTTGCCTGTTCTGGTATCTTATTTAACCACGAATCCCCTCTCCGTCCCCAAAGATTTGTAACACAAAAAATTGTCGCAGCCGCTTGTAAAATTGCTCAAGGTCATTCCCAAAAGTTACAACTAGGTAACGTCAAAATTAGACGGGACTGGGGGTGGGCCCCGGAATATATTCAAGCCATGTATTTAATGTTGCAACAACCCCAAGCTGATGATTATGTTATTGCGACAGGAGATAGTTATTCTTTAGAAGATTTTGTCATTGAAACCTTCAATGGTTTAGGATTAAATTGGCAAGATTATGTCATCACCGATCAAAGTTTATTTCGTCCTACTGATATCTCTTATAGTTGTGGAAACCCTGGCAAAGCAGCCAAAAACTTAGGTTGGAAAGCTCAATATAAAATGCCAGAAGTAGTGAAGATGATGATAGAAAATCGGCTGAGTTATGATAAAGGGTAG
- a CDS encoding RNA recognition motif domain-containing protein, giving the protein MSIYVGNLSYDVTKEDLSEVFTDYGEVKRVHIPTDRDTGRMRGFAFVEMNSDDQEEQAISTLDGAEWMGRTLKVNKAKERQPRGSFNGGGGRGRGRF; this is encoded by the coding sequence ATGTCAATTTATGTAGGAAATCTATCCTATGACGTAACTAAAGAAGACCTTAGTGAAGTCTTTACAGATTACGGTGAGGTAAAGCGTGTTCACATCCCTACAGATCGTGATACCGGTCGTATGCGCGGCTTTGCTTTTGTAGAAATGAATTCTGATGACCAAGAAGAACAAGCCATTTCTACCTTAGATGGGGCCGAATGGATGGGTCGTACGTTAAAAGTCAATAAGGCCAAAGAACGTCAACCGCGTGGTTCTTTTAACGGTGGTGGCGGTAGAGGCCGTGGTCGTTTCTAA
- a CDS encoding glycosyltransferase family 4 protein, producing the protein MKLLMICATFPYPPSRGGTQVRTFNLLKQLSYHHEITLVTQKAEDVTNEEVGALKHWVKTLMLFPRPAHPTTGLLQKINRFSQFVITGTPPNVSFLYDQSIQNWLDEAVENNYFDVITCEHSVNEIYIRPHWKNKIKTILNSHSSVYRTCKHQLETKTSEDPQRDRLYLPLLKRYEKRVYQKFSHIVVTTEEDYQQLKEFNINSQVSVLPNGVDLDIFPYRNSDPGGHHLIITGGMDYVTNIDAACFFSREIFPLLRQQYPDVTLTIVGANPAPSVVRLGEEPGIRVTGKVPSMAEYLHKATVCVIPLRSGFGIKNKTLEAMATGVPIVASDRSLEGMEVDGKNTPLKALRANKIEEYVQGITDLFEDEKLRQTLSKNGREYIENNFTWERLGREYEKIMDLID; encoded by the coding sequence ATGAAATTATTAATGATTTGTGCTACGTTTCCTTACCCTCCTAGTCGAGGAGGAACCCAAGTTAGAACCTTTAACTTATTAAAACAGTTAAGTTATCACCATGAGATTACTTTAGTGACCCAAAAAGCTGAAGATGTTACCAATGAAGAAGTGGGAGCTTTAAAGCATTGGGTTAAAACTTTGATGTTATTTCCTCGTCCTGCTCATCCCACCACTGGACTACTGCAAAAAATTAATCGATTTAGTCAATTTGTAATCACAGGAACTCCTCCCAATGTTTCTTTTTTATACGATCAATCTATTCAGAATTGGCTTGATGAAGCCGTTGAAAATAATTATTTTGATGTTATTACCTGTGAACACAGTGTTAACGAGATTTATATTCGTCCTCATTGGAAAAATAAAATAAAAACAATTCTTAATAGTCATAGCTCTGTTTATCGTACTTGTAAACATCAATTAGAAACAAAAACTTCCGAAGATCCTCAACGAGATCGCTTATATTTACCCTTATTAAAACGCTACGAAAAACGAGTATATCAAAAGTTTTCCCATATTGTTGTCACCACAGAAGAAGATTATCAACAACTAAAAGAATTCAACATAAATAGTCAAGTTTCTGTGCTTCCCAATGGAGTCGATTTAGACATTTTTCCTTACCGAAATAGCGATCCAGGGGGTCATCATTTGATAATTACAGGCGGTATGGATTATGTGACAAATATTGATGCCGCTTGCTTTTTTAGTCGAGAAATTTTTCCCTTATTACGTCAACAATATCCTGATGTTACTTTAACCATTGTTGGTGCTAATCCTGCACCTTCTGTTGTAAGATTAGGAGAAGAACCAGGAATTCGTGTCACAGGAAAAGTGCCATCTATGGCTGAGTATTTACATAAAGCAACGGTCTGTGTCATTCCTTTACGTTCAGGATTTGGCATTAAAAATAAAACCCTAGAAGCCATGGCCACTGGGGTTCCTATTGTAGCCAGCGATCGCAGTTTAGAAGGTATGGAAGTAGATGGAAAAAATACCCCGTTAAAAGCGTTACGAGCCAATAAAATAGAAGAGTATGTCCAAGGAATTACTGATTTATTTGAAGATGAAAAATTGCGTCAGACTTTATCAAAAAATGGTCGAGAATATATAGAAAATAATTTCACTTGGGAAAGGCTCGGAAGAGAGTATGAAAAAATAATGGATCTTATAGATTAA
- a CDS encoding XdhC family protein — MKEIKAILAAWKTYKNQQEEIFLSTIVKTKGSTYRQAGARMLITSSGAMIGSISGGCLEKDILEHTRVSITENSPILVTYDTTADEDIIWGFGLGCNGVVNVLIEKLDPNDCLNPLQFIDYCLKIQRPGIIATIFNVEGAVNSKVGKRLTVILDDQVKTDIKDNNLSFTLLKDAQTCLQNQQSSVYCYQFPQGKIDVFMELIKPPPNLIIFGAGRDVIPVVELAKILGWNITIFDCRGSQETKKRFIMVDEIILTRRDILHKQISVNDDTVVIVMTHNYLDDLEILKLLIPSQIKYLGCLGSKQRKERLLQDLQNQGSNYSPEMLEKLYAPIGLDIGAETPEAIALSIVTEIQAILTNRQGGFLKQRLQPLHVPNQVRKVQLGN; from the coding sequence ATGAAAGAAATTAAAGCTATTTTAGCAGCATGGAAAACCTATAAAAATCAACAAGAAGAAATATTTTTATCTACTATTGTCAAGACAAAAGGGTCTACTTATCGTCAAGCTGGTGCGCGAATGTTAATAACATCATCAGGAGCAATGATCGGTAGTATTAGCGGTGGTTGTTTAGAAAAAGATATACTAGAACATACTCGTGTTTCTATAACAGAAAATAGCCCTATTCTTGTTACTTATGACACCACGGCAGATGAAGATATTATTTGGGGATTTGGACTCGGTTGTAATGGTGTAGTTAACGTATTAATTGAAAAGTTAGATCCCAATGATTGTTTAAATCCTTTACAATTTATTGATTACTGTTTAAAAATACAACGACCTGGAATAATAGCTACTATTTTCAATGTAGAAGGAGCAGTTAATAGTAAAGTTGGAAAACGTTTAACTGTCATATTAGATGATCAAGTCAAGACTGATATTAAAGACAATAACTTGAGTTTTACTTTATTAAAAGATGCTCAAACTTGTTTGCAAAATCAACAATCTAGTGTCTATTGTTATCAATTTCCACAAGGTAAAATTGATGTATTTATGGAATTGATTAAACCTCCCCCTAACTTAATTATTTTTGGTGCTGGTCGTGATGTTATTCCTGTGGTAGAGTTAGCTAAAATTTTAGGTTGGAACATTACAATTTTTGATTGTCGAGGCAGTCAAGAAACAAAAAAAAGATTCATCATGGTTGATGAGATTATATTGACTCGTCGAGACATTTTACATAAACAAATATCCGTTAATGATGATACAGTAGTTATCGTTATGACCCATAATTATCTCGATGATTTAGAAATTCTAAAATTGTTAATTCCTTCTCAGATAAAATATTTGGGATGTTTAGGATCAAAACAACGTAAAGAAAGATTATTACAAGATTTACAAAACCAAGGATCAAACTATTCTCCAGAAATGCTAGAAAAATTATATGCTCCTATTGGTTTAGATATTGGTGCGGAGACACCTGAAGCGATCGCTTTATCTATTGTTACAGAAATTCAAGCCATATTAACCAACCGTCAGGGGGGTTTTTTAAAGCAGCGTCTTCAACCTCTTCATGTACCGAATCAAGTTAGGAAAGTACAACTAGGTAACTAG
- a CDS encoding nucleotidyltransferase family protein, whose protein sequence is MNQKANIGVIILAAGASMRMGTPKQLLPYRASTLLLNTIETAIASICQPIVVVLGANGDKISSKMDQSRVSVVKNKNWSLGMGSSIRLGIKSLLSYPETIKAAVICVCDQPFLTAEMINHLVFSYQTTGNPIVACTYADTYGVPVLFDSQFFSELVSLKGKRGAKKLIQQYENDAFFIPFPQGIIDIDTPEDYQQL, encoded by the coding sequence ATGAATCAAAAAGCGAATATTGGTGTTATTATTTTAGCTGCCGGAGCTTCAATGCGAATGGGTACACCGAAACAACTGTTACCCTATCGAGCCTCTACTTTACTTCTCAACACCATTGAAACAGCGATCGCCTCAATTTGCCAACCTATTGTGGTGGTTTTAGGAGCCAATGGAGATAAAATAAGCTCTAAGATGGATCAATCTAGGGTTTCGGTGGTTAAAAACAAAAATTGGTCTTTAGGGATGGGTTCATCTATTCGTTTGGGGATTAAGTCTCTTCTGAGTTATCCTGAAACCATAAAAGCTGCTGTTATTTGTGTTTGCGATCAACCTTTTCTGACAGCAGAAATGATTAATCATCTTGTCTTTTCTTATCAAACCACTGGAAACCCTATCGTTGCTTGTACCTATGCAGATACTTATGGGGTTCCAGTTTTATTTGATTCTCAATTTTTCTCTGAATTAGTTAGTTTAAAAGGAAAAAGAGGAGCCAAAAAATTAATTCAACAATACGAAAATGATGCCTTTTTCATTCCTTTTCCTCAAGGAATAATTGATATTGATACCCCAGAAGATTATCAACAATTATAA
- a CDS encoding peptide ABC transporter substrate-binding protein — MFKKGFYDRSCHWLLSLCLGTSLILSSCNSQEQASTDIGSDSDTLKLLYWQAPTILNPHLSTGLKDSEASRITLEPLATYDKNGELIPFLAAEIPSRENGGIAADGKSVTWKLKPDIKWSDGTPFTADDVVFTYDFLSNPKVGATSSGDYEIIEKVEALDYDTVKITFKRVNPGWNRFFIGSSGLILPRHIYQKYNGENARQAPANLLPIGTGPYKVVEFKPGDVVIYEPNPYFRNADQLAFKRIELKGGGDATSAARAVLQTGDADYAFNLQVEAPILQQLEAGGQGKLVSILGTLSERILLNFSDPNQETADGERSNINNPHPFLSDKTVRKAFSFAIDRDTISQQLYGITGQPAANILLLPEAYKSPNTSYVFNLEKAQQLLDQAGWKDTNNNGTRDKNGVEMQVVFQTSVNPLRQKTQEIVKQGLETIGVGVELKSIDASIFFSGDPSNNDTVEHFYADLQMFTTGNYSPDPTNYMEGYKCDEIPQKANNWVGDNYTRYCNPEYDQLWKAATTELDPQKRQELFIEMNDILINDVVIIPLVHRADVTAISNRLQGFELTPWDRNTWNIKDWKFE; from the coding sequence GTGTTTAAGAAAGGATTTTATGATCGCTCTTGCCATTGGTTATTATCTTTATGTTTAGGAACCTCTCTTATTTTAAGTAGCTGTAATTCCCAAGAGCAAGCCTCTACCGATATCGGAAGTGATAGTGATACATTAAAATTATTATATTGGCAAGCTCCTACCATTCTTAACCCTCACTTATCCACAGGATTGAAAGATTCAGAAGCCAGTCGAATCACTTTAGAACCTTTAGCTACCTACGACAAAAATGGGGAATTAATTCCCTTTTTAGCGGCTGAAATTCCCTCCCGTGAAAATGGAGGAATTGCGGCGGACGGAAAATCTGTAACTTGGAAATTAAAACCAGACATAAAATGGTCTGATGGTACCCCATTTACTGCAGACGACGTGGTCTTTACTTATGACTTTTTAAGTAATCCTAAAGTTGGGGCAACCAGTTCAGGAGATTATGAAATTATTGAGAAGGTTGAAGCCCTTGATTATGACACAGTAAAAATTACATTTAAAAGAGTTAATCCTGGTTGGAATCGGTTTTTTATTGGCTCATCAGGACTAATTTTACCTCGTCATATTTATCAAAAATATAATGGAGAAAACGCCCGACAAGCCCCTGCTAATTTATTACCCATTGGCACAGGACCCTATAAAGTCGTTGAATTTAAACCAGGGGATGTGGTTATTTATGAACCCAATCCTTATTTTAGAAATGCCGATCAATTAGCCTTTAAACGCATCGAATTGAAAGGAGGAGGCGACGCAACTTCTGCAGCCCGTGCGGTATTACAAACAGGAGACGCAGACTATGCTTTTAACCTACAAGTAGAGGCTCCTATTTTGCAACAATTAGAAGCAGGAGGACAAGGAAAACTTGTTTCCATTTTAGGAACATTAAGCGAACGTATTTTATTAAATTTTTCTGATCCCAATCAAGAAACAGCAGATGGAGAGCGATCAAATATTAATAATCCCCACCCTTTTTTGAGTGATAAAACCGTTAGAAAAGCGTTTAGTTTCGCTATAGATCGAGATACCATTAGTCAGCAACTGTATGGTATTACAGGGCAACCGGCAGCTAACATTTTACTCTTACCCGAAGCATATAAATCTCCCAATACCTCTTATGTATTTAATTTAGAAAAAGCTCAACAATTATTAGACCAAGCGGGATGGAAAGATACTAATAATAATGGTACAAGGGATAAAAATGGGGTAGAGATGCAAGTGGTGTTTCAAACTTCGGTAAATCCTCTACGTCAAAAAACTCAAGAAATCGTCAAACAAGGATTAGAAACCATTGGTGTAGGGGTGGAATTAAAAAGTATTGATGCCAGTATTTTCTTCTCTGGTGATCCCTCTAATAATGATACGGTTGAGCATTTTTATGCTGATTTACAGATGTTCACCACAGGAAATTATAGCCCAGATCCCACTAACTATATGGAAGGTTATAAGTGTGATGAAATTCCCCAAAAAGCCAATAATTGGGTAGGGGATAATTATACTCGTTATTGTAATCCTGAATACGACCAATTATGGAAAGCTGCAACTACAGAATTAGATCCCCAAAAACGACAAGAACTGTTTATTGAGATGAATGATATTTTAATCAATGATGTAGTCATTATTCCTCTGGTTCATCGTGCGGATGTGACCGCTATTAGTAACCGTTTACAAGGGTTTGAATTGACCCCTTGGGATCGCAATACTTGGAATATTAAGGACTGGAAATTTGAGTAA
- a CDS encoding tetratricopeptide repeat protein encodes MINPLISRLLIITLCLTPVTLIVASQPSSAETKNIETTLQRLTQEAKIQTEQGQPQQAIATWQEVLDLAQQYNKQNLQAFALVGLGLNYHELKQPSTALGYYQQALPIAQRSGDRRVVGAALNNMGASYQSLGQYQEALTYYQRALPITQQVDKPADTAKTLNNMGEIYSLTGKMATALQYYQEALYIAQKSGDPLLEQEIRNNIAAIGN; translated from the coding sequence ATGATAAACCCTCTTATTTCTCGTCTCCTTATTATTACCCTTTGTCTAACCCCTGTTACTTTAATCGTTGCTTCTCAACCGAGTTCAGCAGAAACCAAAAATATTGAAACCACCCTACAAAGACTGACACAGGAAGCCAAAATACAAACGGAACAAGGTCAGCCTCAACAGGCGATCGCCACTTGGCAAGAAGTTCTCGATCTTGCTCAACAATATAACAAACAAAACCTACAAGCCTTTGCTTTAGTGGGACTGGGGTTAAATTATCACGAACTGAAACAACCCTCTACCGCTTTAGGCTACTACCAACAAGCTTTACCTATCGCTCAACGAAGTGGCGATCGCCGTGTTGTTGGGGCTGCTCTCAATAATATGGGGGCTTCCTATCAAAGTCTCGGACAATATCAAGAAGCCTTGACTTACTATCAACGGGCGTTACCCATTACCCAACAAGTAGACAAGCCAGCAGATACCGCTAAAACCCTGAATAATATGGGAGAAATCTACAGCCTAACTGGAAAAATGGCAACGGCCTTACAATACTATCAAGAAGCTTTATATATAGCTCAGAAATCTGGTGATCCTCTTTTAGAACAAGAAATTCGTAATAACATTGCTGCCATTGGCAACTAA
- a CDS encoding high light inducible protein, translating to MDNQETKFGFTTFAENWNGRLAMLGFVIGIATEYLTGQGILSQLGLM from the coding sequence ATGGATAACCAAGAAACTAAATTCGGCTTCACCACATTTGCTGAAAACTGGAATGGTCGCCTAGCTATGCTTGGCTTCGTCATCGGTATTGCTACTGAATACCTAACCGGACAAGGCATCCTTTCTCAATTAGGCTTAATGTAA
- a CDS encoding ribonuclease catalytic domain-containing protein, with the protein MEKGKLVEFRVNGEPRLGVVDRPEGKKDWIVIDSEGHSHKLRPQRVDYEVPGGSYSNSDIPQFLKEIQAYIDPSSLEVAWELLVEDGKALTPADMASFLYSEQTPQLCYAAHRLLSEDKIYFKKKGENYEPRSPSQVAEIKHQLEVEQQRQQEKEIFFDHIQQALAGETVEWSQSDRTRLELLEKFVLQPEQNHRNAQDLLKELGQGTTAEAAFDLLVALKWWSPNENLFLKRSSYPLNFPQKVLDVASSYLQTLPPDADSDRLDLTHLKVYTIDDESTEEIDDGLSVEYLDDDRVKLWIHIADPTRLVTPGDELDLEARKRSTTLYLPTGMISMFPVELATGPMSLRQGKLCAALSFGVILDSHGAILDYSIHASLIKPTYRLTYHDVDEMLQLGITAESELAVLAEAAKKRHQWRQSQGSITIKMPEAIIKVKSEEEIIIELLETSISRQLVAEMMILAGEVAGNYCREHGIPVPFRGQPQPELPSEEELLLLPPGPVRACALRRCMPRSEMGTLPSRHASLGLDNYTQVTSPIRRYTDLLTHFQLKAHLRGDKLPFPLDVMQQILYSVTLSAQEASLVERQTNRYWGLEFLRRNADQVWQGLVLRWLREDEGLGVILLEELGLELPHRFERSVSLGDRLNVQVSRADPHRDEIRFREMLEHETIINN; encoded by the coding sequence GTGGAAAAAGGTAAGTTAGTTGAATTTAGAGTCAATGGAGAACCCCGTCTAGGGGTGGTTGATCGTCCAGAAGGTAAAAAAGATTGGATAGTGATTGACAGTGAAGGTCATTCCCATAAACTACGACCCCAAAGGGTAGATTACGAAGTGCCAGGGGGGTCTTACAGTAATAGCGATATTCCTCAGTTTCTCAAAGAGATTCAAGCCTATATTGACCCATCGAGTTTAGAAGTGGCGTGGGAATTATTAGTAGAAGATGGAAAAGCGCTGACACCAGCAGATATGGCCAGCTTTCTCTATTCTGAGCAAACACCACAGTTATGTTATGCTGCTCATCGCTTGTTATCTGAAGACAAAATATATTTTAAGAAAAAAGGTGAAAATTACGAACCTCGTTCCCCCAGTCAAGTCGCAGAAATTAAACATCAACTCGAAGTAGAACAACAACGTCAACAAGAAAAAGAAATCTTTTTCGACCATATTCAACAAGCTCTAGCCGGGGAAACGGTAGAATGGAGTCAGAGCGATCGCACTCGGTTAGAATTATTAGAAAAGTTTGTCTTACAACCAGAGCAAAATCATCGTAACGCTCAAGACTTACTCAAAGAACTGGGACAGGGAACTACTGCTGAGGCTGCTTTTGATTTACTGGTAGCCTTAAAATGGTGGAGTCCCAACGAAAACCTTTTCTTAAAGCGAAGCTCTTATCCGCTAAATTTTCCTCAAAAGGTATTAGATGTGGCCTCTTCTTACTTACAAACTTTGCCCCCCGACGCTGATAGCGATCGCCTGGACTTGACCCATCTAAAAGTGTATACCATTGATGATGAAAGTACCGAAGAAATTGATGATGGCCTGAGCGTAGAGTATTTAGACGATGATAGAGTCAAGTTATGGATACATATCGCTGATCCCACTCGTTTGGTTACCCCAGGGGATGAGTTAGATTTAGAAGCGAGAAAACGTAGCACCACCCTCTATTTACCCACAGGTATGATTTCCATGTTTCCTGTGGAGTTAGCCACAGGCCCAATGAGTTTACGTCAAGGGAAACTTTGCGCTGCTTTGAGTTTTGGGGTGATTTTAGATAGTCACGGAGCCATTTTAGATTATTCTATCCATGCCAGTCTCATTAAACCCACCTATCGCCTCACCTACCACGATGTCGATGAAATGTTACAGTTAGGCATTACCGCCGAGTCAGAATTAGCGGTGTTAGCAGAAGCAGCTAAAAAACGACATCAGTGGCGACAGTCTCAAGGGTCCATCACCATCAAAATGCCAGAAGCCATTATTAAGGTGAAGTCAGAAGAAGAAATTATTATTGAATTATTAGAAACCTCCATTTCCCGTCAATTAGTAGCAGAAATGATGATTTTGGCCGGAGAAGTAGCAGGAAATTATTGTCGAGAACATGGAATACCTGTTCCCTTTCGGGGACAACCTCAACCAGAGTTACCCTCAGAAGAAGAGTTACTCTTATTACCCCCAGGCCCAGTTAGAGCTTGTGCGTTGCGCCGTTGTATGCCTCGCAGCGAGATGGGAACCCTACCCAGTCGGCACGCTAGTTTAGGATTAGATAATTATACCCAAGTAACCTCCCCGATTCGTCGTTATACGGATTTATTGACCCATTTTCAGCTAAAAGCTCATCTGAGAGGAGATAAGTTGCCTTTTCCCTTGGATGTTATGCAACAAATTTTATATAGTGTCACCCTCTCAGCGCAAGAAGCGTCTTTAGTGGAAAGACAGACAAACCGTTATTGGGGGTTAGAATTTTTACGTCGTAACGCCGATCAGGTTTGGCAAGGGTTGGTTTTACGGTGGTTAAGGGAAGATGAAGGGTTAGGGGTGATCCTCTTAGAAGAATTAGGGTTAGAATTACCTCATCGCTTTGAACGATCGGTATCTTTAGGCGATCGCCTCAATGTACAGGTGAGTCGTGCTGATCCCCATCGGGACGAAATTCGTTTTCGTGAGATGCTTGAACACGAAACTATCATTAACAATTGA
- the rpsR gene encoding 30S ribosomal protein S18 — MSYYRKRLSPIPPKQPIDYKDTELLRKFITERGKILPRRITGLTAKQQRALTSAVKRARFLALLPFVNKEA; from the coding sequence ATGAGTTACTATCGCAAACGGTTATCTCCCATTCCCCCTAAACAACCCATTGATTATAAAGATACAGAGTTGCTCAGGAAATTTATCACCGAACGGGGTAAAATCTTACCGAGACGCATTACCGGGTTAACCGCTAAACAACAAAGAGCCTTAACCTCTGCCGTGAAACGGGCCAGATTTTTAGCGTTACTGCCCTTTGTCAACAAAGAAGCTTAA
- the rpmG gene encoding 50S ribosomal protein L33, with the protein MASKKGVRLIITLECTECRTNTNKRSPGVNRYTTSKNRRNTTGRIELKKFCPHCNTHTVHKEIK; encoded by the coding sequence ATGGCCAGTAAAAAAGGGGTTCGACTGATTATTACCCTAGAATGTACCGAGTGTCGGACAAACACTAACAAGCGATCGCCTGGGGTTAACCGCTATACCACCAGCAAAAACCGTCGTAATACCACAGGAAGAATAGAACTGAAAAAGTTCTGTCCCCACTGTAATACCCACACGGTTCACAAAGAAATTAAATAG